From Passer domesticus isolate bPasDom1 chromosome 8, bPasDom1.hap1, whole genome shotgun sequence, a single genomic window includes:
- the SLC25A16 gene encoding solute carrier family 25 member 16 produces MASPAAAGPGAALPPAAARRDFYWLRSFIAGGVAGCCAKTTTAPLDRVKILLQAHNHHYKHLGVFSTLCAVPKKEGYLGLYKGNGAMMIRIFPYGAIQFMAFDQYKKVIKKHLGISGHVHRLMAGSMAGITAVICTYPLDMVRVRLAFQVKGEHKYMGIIHAFKMIYTKEGGLSGFYRGLMPTVVGMAPYAGFSFFTFGTLKSIGLAQAPNLLGRPSLDNPDVLVLKTHVNLLCGGIAGAIAQTISYPLDVTRRRMQLGAVLPDSEKCLTMVQTLKYVYQQHGVRRGLYRGLSLNYIRCIPSQAVAFTTYELMKQFLHLN; encoded by the exons atGGCgtccccggcggcggcggggcccggcgccGCGCTGCCCCCGGCCGCGGCGCGCCGAGACTTCTACTGGCTGCGCTCCTTCATCGCCGGAG GTGTTGCAGGATGTTGTGCCAAAACAACTACTGCACCACTGGATCGAGTAAAGATTTTGCTGCAAGCTCATAACCACCATTACAAACATCTAG GAGTATTTTCTACGTTGTGTGCTGTCCCCAAAAAGGAAGGTTACCTTGGGCTGTATAAAGGAAATGGGGCGATGATGATCAGAATCTTTCCGTATGGCGCTATTCAGTTTATGGCATTTGACCAATATAAAAAG GTAATAAAGAAACATCTTGGGATTTCTGGGCATGTACATCGATTAATGGCTGGATCCATGGCAG gtaTTACAGCAGTGATTTGTACTTACCCTCTTGATATGGTTAGAGTTCGCCTGGCGTTCCAAGTAAAAGGGGAACACAAGTACATGGGAATTATCCATGCATTCAAGATGATTTACACaaag gAAGGTGGTTTGAGTGGATTCTACAGAGGGCTGATGCCAACTGTGGTGGGAATGGCACCATATGCTG gtttttcattttttaccTTTGGTACCTTAAAGAGCATTGGACTTGCTCAAGCACCTAACTTGCTGGGACGGCCTTCATTAGATAACCCCGATGTCTTAGTCCTGAAAACACACGTGAACCTGCTGTGTGGTGGCATAGCTGGAGCAATAGCTCAGACCATATC ATATCCCCTGGATGTGACTCGGAGGCGAATGCAGTTAGGAGCGGTTCTCCCAGACTCTGAGAAGTGCCT TACCATGGTGCAGACGCTGAAGTACGTGTACCAACAGCACGGAGTGCGAAGGGGACTGTACCGTGGTCTGTCCTTGAATTACATTCGCTGCATTCCTTCCCAGGCCGTGGCTTTCACCACATATGAACTTATGAAACAATTCTTGCACCTCAACTGA